The genomic segment GCATGGCACGGCCATACGCATTACCGACCTGGTGGGTTACGACACCGTCGACGCTCCCGGGATTGCGAACGGACAGGATGGCGGGCACGAGACGGCGCCCTGGGACGCCCCGTCCGAATCCCCGCCTGTCGATCCCCAGCTCGTCGAGGCACCGCTCGATGAATCGCTGAAACCGCTCGATTCCGCAGTGCCGATCGCCGCGGCTCCCGCCATCGCGATTCCGACGATCGCGCACGCGCACGAAGAACCGCCGATCGCGGCCCCTGAAACGAGTCACGCAGCGCCGCAAGTAGCGCCCGAGCCGATCGAGGTTGCCGCGCAAACCGAGCCTGCGGCAGCGCCGGTCGACGTGCGACCGTCGAGCCTCGACCCGTTACCCGAGGCGGCAGCAGTGGCGGCCTCCGCGGCCGCGGCAGTGGATACGGCGCCGCGGATCGATGCCCCGGCCGCGGCGCCCTTGGCGGATGTGAACAGCATGGCGACAGACGACGCCCTGCTGGCTGGCCAAACGACGGCGCGCACCGCAAGCGCCGTGCCGGCGGAGGAAGCCGATTTCGGCCCGTTGGTGGCGATACGCCCGCGGCCGACGGTGACGGCCGCCAAACCGACCGAAAACCCGGACGCTCCTGCGGCGCCCGAGGGCGCGCACGTCGTGCCGGAGATGTATCGCGAGCGCGCCGCCGCCAACCGTCTGCGCATCGCCGAAAGCTACGGCGGCTCGGCTCAGACCGAAGCGGCGGTCAACGCCGCGCTCGACTGGCTGGTCAAGCACCAGGCCGCCGACGGGCGTTGGGATGCCAGCGATCACGGCGCGGGACGCGAAACGCTCACGCACGGTCACGATCGCAAAAGCGCAGGGGCCCAGGCCGATACAGGGCTGACCGGCCTGGCTCTACTCGCCTTTCTGGGATCCGGTCATACACATCAAAGCGGCGCGCACGCCGCCACCGTGAAGCGCGGGATCGATTTCCTGCTCTCCTCACAAGCGGCCGATGGCAATCTGGCAGGCAACGCCGAACTCTTCGCTCATATGTACTGCCACGGCATGGCGACGCTGGCGCTGTGCGAAGCGTCGGCCATGACCGGCGACGAAAACCTGGCGCGCCCCGTTCGTCGCGCGATTGCCTACACCGTCGCCGCGCAAAATCTGGCCACCGGTGGCTGGCGCTACAAGCCTCCTTACCCGCGCGGCGAACGAGGCGACACCAGCCAGCTCGGCTGGCAGTTGATGGCGCTCAAGAGCGCTGAATTCTCCGGTGTGGCCATTCCCGAGCGGACGCGGCAGGGAATCATTCGCTACTTGAACAGCGTCTCGTCGGGCACAAGCGGTGGTCTCGCGTCTTACCGGCCGGAGGAACAGGCCACGCATTCGATGACGGCCGAAGCCCTGGTCTGTCGCGAGTTCCTCGATCTGCCCGTGGCCGGCGCCGGCGACGAAGCCCGCGATTTCCTGCTGGGACAGTTGCCGGGCCAGGGTGCGCCGAACTTCTATTACTGGTACTACGGCACGCTGGCGATGTTTCGCCTGCAAGGCCCGCGCTGGGTGAAGTGGAACGAGGCGGTGAGCACGGCGCTCGTCAACAGCCAGGTCGGATCGGGCGACGGATCGGGCAGTTGGGACCCCGATCCCTTGTGGGGCGGCTACGGCGGCCGCGTCTTCTCGACGTCGCTGGGGGCTCTGTGCCTCGAGGTCTATTACCGCTACCTGCCGCTCTATAATGCGGTGGGAGGCGAGGCCACGGCCGGTCGGCTGAAGACGGCCAAGTAAGACCAGTGCCCGCAGGGCACCCTACCGGAGAAAGCGGGTTTGCCGCGGGCGAAATCTCGCCTTTTCCCAGGCCGGCGGCAATTGATTTGACTGGCCACTAGCTGTCAGTAAAATTAAGCAGGTAGGGTGGTTGCGCCTACCCAACGCGTTGTGGCCTTGGCATCACGCTCTGCGGGCCGGCGCGACCTCGAAAAATCCTGCCTCGAACACCTTCTGGCTCCCTTGTCGGTCGGCCCTCGACCGGCGAATCTCGAAAGAGGATTGTATGCTCCCCCTCGCCATGATCGGTCCTACCGAGATTCTGATTGTTGGAGCCGTGATCCTGTTGCTCTTCGGCAACCGGCTGCCCAGCGTCATGCGCTCGGTCGGACGGAGCGTCGTGGAGTTCAAGAAGGGGGTCCAGGGCATCGAGGACGATTCCGAGGGGACCGCACCCCCCGTGACGCAAGCCAAGAAATAGATGCGCCGGAGTAACCTGCACGATGTTCGGTCTGAGCCCGATGGAAATCGCGATCGTGGGCGCCGTTGCCGTGCTGCTCTTCGGCAGCCGTTTGCCGAGCGTGGCCCGTTCGCTGGGCAAAAGCATGACGGAATTCAAAAAAGGTCTGAACGAAATCAACGAGCCGATCCGTAAAATCGGAGAGGATGACGACGACGATCAAGCAGGTGCGTTGGTCGCTCGATAGCCGCACGACGGGCATTAGAACGCTTCCGCACGCACTAGAAGAATGAGGACAGAGCTATGTTTGGTCTGAGCCCGATGGAAATCGCGATCGTGGGCGCCGTTGCCGTGCTGCTCTTCGGCAGCCGTTTGCCGAGCGTGGCCCGTTCGCTGGGCAAGAGCATGACCGAGTTCAAGAAGGGGCTCAGCGGCATTGAAGACGAGGTAAACACCGCCTCCTCGCGTCCCAGCCGCGTCACGAACTATCCGCCGGCCGACGATCGCGACGAAGCGACCGCCCCGAAGTTCGTTCCGCCCACGAGCGAGCCCACGGCCGTCGAACCGAAGAACGAGAATACCGTCGGGGCCTAAGCCGGCGGACGCATTCCCCGCTGCGCCGAGCCTTTCGGCGTTTACCCTGTTTCGCTCGCTGCGCTAGCGTTGCGCGCCCCCTCACTCCGCCGACTTCTGGCGACCGAGCGCCCGACCTATCGCGCCGGACGTTTTGCCGTGGAGGGCTTGCGCGCCTGCACCAGCGTGTACGGCTGGCGGGGCGGGTAGGCCAGAAACACGGCCGGGTCATCGATGATCCAGCCGGTTGTCCAGTTCTGGCCGTCGTTCGAGCCAAAGATGTCGAAGAAGACATCGATGAAGTACAGGCACTGGAAGTTGTAGGGGAACTGCGACCCCACGCGATTCGCGGCTGTCAGATCGCCGACCCCCTGCCGCACGTAGTAGTGAATCATGCCGTCGCCCGTAAACGACATGCCCAACGTGTACCAGCCGCTCTCCTTGATCGGAGTGATGCGATAGTCGCCGCCGGGATTCGACGCGCGGATGACCCAGTAGGCGGGCGCCTCTTTCTTCGACCGGTCGGCCGGCCGCTTGTAGTTGACGAAGATGCCCGGCCAATACGGCTCGGTTTCGTCCTTATCCGGTTTCTTCCCGCGCACCGTAGCGCGCAGGCCGAATGACGAGCCGCTGCGCTCTTCAAATTCCTCGAACGGCGGAACATAAACGCGCACCACGACGCTTGGCCCCTGCCCTACGGGGATATAGCGTCCGATCCGCGCATTCACGCTCATGAAGACGTCGTCTTGCTCGCCTTTGCGCGTCAACTGCCCGGGAATGCCCGTCGCTTTCGAGGCCATCAACAGCGACCAGGCACTTCCTTCCAGGCCCCCTTCGGGCGTGGGGACGCGCTGCATGACGTCGGGCTGGCCGCGATCGATATTCTCGCGCCAGCGGCCGTTCTTCGACCGTCCGGCCGGAAGACGCGCGTTTTTATCAAGGTCGACGCTGGCCTTGGGGCTGTTGAAGTTATAGCTCCACTCGGGATCTTCGAAATCGTCGCCGACGATATCGAGCACTTGGCCGGTGCCGGGCACCAGCCCCGCTGCCTGGGCGGGGACCATTGTGCAGAACGACATGCCACAGGCGGCAATTAACCAGCTAGCAATCGCGTGCTTGATCTTCATGGCCCTGGCCCAGCGACGGTGGATGAGAGAACTTGCGAGCGCGTACTTCCGGCTTATCGGATACCCCGCAGTAACCAGTGCAGCCGCGGCGACCGTCGCCCGCGCAATTCGCCACAACGACCGCGCGAATGCAAATCGCACGAATTGCCTGAATCGCGCCGTTGGCGATGCGAAGGACCGCAGTGCTTGCGGCGCCAGCAAGTGTCGCGTTAGGCTTATCTCGCGCTGGCCGCTTGTTTCAGCGCCGTGCGTGCCTTTTGTTTCTGGGGCGCAATAACCGCCCGCTGTGCCAGCAAGGGTTGCCAGGCCTATGGCTGATTTCGACTTACTGATTCGTAGCGGCACCGTCATCGATGGTTCGGGCAAGCCGCGCGCGCGAGCCGACGTGGCGGTGCGCAATGATCGCGTCGCGGCCACCGGCGCGCTGGCCGACGCCCGCGCTGCGGCGACCATCGATGCAACAGGGCTGATCGTCGCGCCCGGCTTCATCGACGTCCACAACCATTCCGATGGCTGGTTGTTGAAGATACCCCACTTCGCCTCGAAGACATTGCAGGGCTTCACGACCGAAGTACTGATGTCTGACGGCAT from the Pirellulales bacterium genome contains:
- a CDS encoding twin-arginine translocase TatA/TatE family subunit is translated as MLPLAMIGPTEILIVGAVILLLFGNRLPSVMRSVGRSVVEFKKGVQGIEDDSEGTAPPVTQAKK
- a CDS encoding twin-arginine translocase TatA/TatE family subunit; protein product: MEIAIVGAVAVLLFGSRLPSVARSLGKSMTEFKKGLNEINEPIRKIGEDDDDDQAGALVAR
- a CDS encoding twin-arginine translocase TatA/TatE family subunit; the encoded protein is MFGLSPMEIAIVGAVAVLLFGSRLPSVARSLGKSMTEFKKGLSGIEDEVNTASSRPSRVTNYPPADDRDEATAPKFVPPTSEPTAVEPKNENTVGA